In Candidatus Neomarinimicrobiota bacterium, one DNA window encodes the following:
- a CDS encoding class I SAM-dependent methyltransferase — protein sequence MNEQAPYDSFYSRLTQASVWFYTNILRFGKYEDESIVNFVDAKENSNVLDYGCNTGRHARLVKQKYDCNVIGGDIHHAAVSATNKNGIPAEIINSEVFDRYKSFFDVIILSHVLEHVDIPSDFLKGIHGLLKEGGSFVTAVPQERIRGDINPLQTAYFFSQVEV from the coding sequence ATGAACGAGCAAGCACCCTATGACAGTTTCTATTCCAGGCTAACGCAGGCATCAGTTTGGTTTTATACAAATATTTTGCGCTTCGGGAAGTACGAAGATGAAAGTATAGTTAATTTTGTGGATGCTAAAGAAAATAGTAATGTACTGGATTATGGATGTAACACAGGTCGCCATGCTAGGCTGGTAAAGCAGAAATATGATTGTAACGTGATTGGTGGGGATATCCACCACGCCGCAGTGTCAGCTACCAATAAAAATGGCATTCCGGCAGAAATTATTAACTCAGAGGTTTTCGACAGGTATAAGTCCTTTTTTGACGTCATAATACTATCACATGTTTTGGAGCATGTGGACATTCCCAGTGATTTCTTGAAAGGTATTCATGGACTATTGAAAGAAGGAGGTTCATTTGTGACGGCCGTACCTCAGGAGAGGATAAGGGGTGATATTAATCCCCTGCAAACCGCATACTTTTTTTCTCAAGTTGAAGTTTGA
- a CDS encoding FKBP-type peptidyl-prolyl cis-trans isomerase: MKIATKTILFSVICLTACSEKAGELMETESGLKYLDLKAGDGTSPQAGQRVSVHYSGWLYDENQPDNKGKEFDSSRKKGRPYGFVIGVGSVIDGWDEGVLSMRVGGQRKLIIPSHLGYGEGGMGPIPPNATLVFEVELLDIY; the protein is encoded by the coding sequence ATGAAAATAGCAACAAAGACGATTCTTTTTTCTGTTATTTGCCTCACGGCATGCAGTGAAAAAGCGGGAGAACTCATGGAAACAGAATCTGGATTGAAGTATTTAGATCTTAAAGCAGGAGACGGTACTTCACCACAGGCCGGTCAGCGGGTATCCGTTCATTACTCTGGATGGCTTTATGATGAGAATCAGCCTGACAACAAAGGGAAGGAATTTGACAGTTCGCGGAAAAAGGGGAGACCCTACGGCTTTGTTATCGGTGTAGGTTCGGTCATTGACGGTTGGGATGAAGGTGTTCTATCCATGCGCGTGGGAGGCCAAAGGAAGTTAATTATACCTTCACATCTAGGTTATGGTGAGGGAGGGATGGGTCCGATTCCCCCCAATGCCACGCTTGTTTTCGAGGTAGAACTGCTTGACATTTACTAA